The Gemmatimonadaceae bacterium genome contains a region encoding:
- a CDS encoding class I SAM-dependent rRNA methyltransferase gives MSPDHRRAAHGRATQPPRAAGSAGSAKDFSMSPAADLALAVVSNRGATRWSQGHPWIFRSDVVRFPPSAAGAVRVEDGRGRAIGTALWSPNSEISLRMVDRRPLPALTREWWEERLQLAIARRGEILTRSSACRLVHGEGDGLPSLTCDRYDRWLVVQLMSAGLEAHRQHIVDALRSLTGCEGILARHDGAVREREGLPRETSLLLGDVPQEIEVHEHGVKYLAAPWTGQKTGAFLDQRENRHRIGALARGRALDCFAYHGSFALHLAARADEVVALDVSAAALERARENARLNGRSNISFVEADAFDELRARERAGERFDTIVVDPPAFAKNRPSLAAALRGYHEINLRALRLLAPGGVMFSASCSYHLTKSHFLEMLQGAAADSARRVTLRELCVQPADHPEVITIPETGYLKGAILEAHDT, from the coding sequence ATGTCCCCCGACCACCGCCGCGCAGCCCACGGCCGCGCCACGCAGCCGCCGCGCGCCGCCGGCTCCGCCGGCTCCGCCAAGGACTTCTCCATGAGTCCCGCCGCGGACCTGGCCCTCGCCGTGGTCTCCAACCGCGGCGCCACGCGCTGGAGCCAAGGGCACCCCTGGATCTTCAGGAGCGACGTCGTCCGATTCCCGCCCTCCGCCGCGGGCGCGGTGCGCGTCGAGGATGGCCGCGGCCGAGCCATCGGTACGGCGCTGTGGTCGCCGAACTCCGAGATCTCGCTCCGCATGGTCGACCGGCGCCCCCTCCCCGCGTTGACGCGCGAGTGGTGGGAAGAACGCCTGCAACTGGCGATCGCACGGCGCGGCGAGATCCTGACCCGCAGTTCCGCGTGTCGACTGGTCCACGGCGAGGGCGACGGACTCCCCTCGCTTACCTGCGACCGATACGACCGCTGGTTGGTGGTCCAACTGATGAGTGCCGGGCTGGAGGCGCACCGCCAACACATCGTCGACGCGCTGCGCTCGCTCACGGGATGCGAGGGGATCCTCGCGCGACATGACGGCGCCGTCCGCGAGCGAGAGGGACTGCCGCGCGAGACGTCGCTCCTGCTCGGCGACGTGCCGCAGGAGATCGAGGTCCACGAGCATGGCGTGAAGTACCTCGCGGCCCCGTGGACGGGACAGAAGACCGGCGCCTTCCTCGACCAGCGCGAGAACCGGCACCGCATCGGCGCGCTGGCCCGCGGACGCGCGCTCGACTGCTTCGCGTATCACGGCTCCTTCGCGTTGCATCTGGCGGCGAGGGCCGACGAGGTCGTGGCGCTCGACGTCTCGGCCGCGGCGCTCGAACGGGCGCGCGAGAACGCCCGGCTCAACGGACGATCCAACATCTCCTTCGTCGAGGCCGACGCCTTCGACGAGCTGCGCGCACGCGAACGCGCCGGCGAGCGCTTCGACACGATCGTCGTCGACCCGCCAGCCTTCGCCAAGAACCGCCCGTCGCTCGCGGCCGCACTGCGCGGATATCACGAGATCAACCTCCGCGCGCTCCGGCTCCTGGCGCCCGGCGGCGTGATGTTCTCCGCCAGCTGCAGCTATCATCTCACGAAATCGCACTTCCTCGAGATGCTGCAGGGCGCCGCCGCCGACAGCGCCCGCCGCGTCACGCTGCGCGAACTCTGCGTGCAGCCCGCCGACCATCCCGAGGTGATCACGATCCCCGAGACGGGCTACCTCAAGGGAGCGATCCTCGAGGCGCACGACACCTGA
- a CDS encoding gamma-glutamyltransferase has product MSLRSLPTLARLANVVAVAIVLLASPTDAQRTQKPPLHGRHWMAVTGKPLAATAGAMTFQKGGNAVDAACAMLAAVTTMWDVLSWGGETQALIYHPKLKKVIGINALGVAPSGATAEFYRSRGMNTPPEFGPLAAVTPGTPGGLMTMLAEYGTLSLADVLSPAIQMADGYPIEAQGANSIESNKGRLKQWKYSRDVMLPHLGDAREAPAAGEIFVQKDLAATLRKLVEAERNALRGGKSRKEAIYAAYDRFYKGDIADEIVRGVREEGGLFTREDLANWKVKIEEPLSTTYRGVEVYKLQQWTQGPALLQALNILENADLKSMGFNSSRYIHTVYQAMSMAFADRDFYYGDPAFEPAEPMQGLLSKAYARSRYAQLKADRNDATIRPGDPYPFQGATNPFRALLDAWSVTGAPAELPKSGQQDRVSGDGEPPMSPDDAFYAGTTSIQAADSAGWVISVTPSGGWIPAVIAGRTGVGLSQRAQSFVTHPGDGPFNVIAPGKRPRVTLTPSLALRDGAPYLAFSVQGGDSQDQNLLQFLLNTVEFGMTPQEAAEAPNINSFQMRSSFGAHESRPGRLLLAESVPDWTRRELQRMGYTLEVERLTSGPITAIWLDRRHGTLWGAASNHGEDYGIAW; this is encoded by the coding sequence ATGTCGCTCCGCTCACTCCCAACCCTCGCGCGCCTGGCGAACGTCGTCGCGGTCGCGATCGTGCTGCTCGCCTCGCCGACCGACGCCCAGCGCACACAGAAGCCACCGCTGCACGGCCGGCACTGGATGGCGGTCACCGGCAAGCCACTCGCCGCGACGGCCGGCGCGATGACCTTCCAGAAAGGCGGAAATGCCGTCGACGCGGCGTGCGCCATGCTCGCCGCCGTCACGACGATGTGGGATGTGCTGAGTTGGGGAGGAGAGACGCAGGCGCTGATCTATCACCCCAAACTGAAGAAAGTGATCGGGATCAACGCCCTGGGCGTGGCACCAAGCGGGGCGACGGCGGAGTTCTATCGATCGCGTGGCATGAACACGCCGCCGGAGTTCGGGCCGCTGGCCGCCGTCACTCCGGGCACGCCAGGTGGCTTGATGACGATGCTTGCCGAGTACGGCACCCTGTCGCTGGCCGACGTCCTGTCGCCGGCGATCCAGATGGCGGATGGGTATCCCATCGAGGCGCAGGGCGCGAACTCGATCGAGTCCAACAAGGGACGTCTCAAGCAGTGGAAGTACTCACGCGACGTGATGCTTCCGCACCTCGGCGACGCGCGCGAGGCGCCGGCGGCCGGCGAGATCTTCGTCCAGAAGGATCTTGCCGCCACGTTGCGGAAGCTCGTCGAGGCGGAGCGCAACGCGCTGCGGGGCGGCAAGTCGCGCAAGGAGGCGATCTATGCCGCCTATGATCGCTTCTACAAGGGCGACATCGCCGATGAGATCGTGCGCGGCGTTCGCGAGGAAGGGGGGCTGTTCACGCGCGAGGACCTGGCAAACTGGAAAGTGAAGATCGAGGAACCGCTCTCGACGACGTATCGCGGGGTCGAGGTCTACAAGCTGCAACAGTGGACGCAGGGGCCGGCGTTGCTGCAGGCGCTGAACATCCTCGAGAACGCCGACCTCAAGTCGATGGGCTTCAACTCGTCGCGCTACATCCATACGGTGTACCAGGCCATGTCGATGGCCTTCGCCGACCGCGACTTCTACTACGGCGACCCCGCGTTCGAGCCGGCAGAGCCGATGCAGGGGCTCCTGTCCAAGGCGTACGCCCGTTCTCGTTATGCGCAGCTCAAGGCGGACCGCAACGACGCCACGATCCGGCCGGGCGACCCGTACCCGTTCCAGGGGGCGACGAATCCGTTTCGCGCCCTGCTCGACGCGTGGAGCGTGACCGGGGCACCCGCCGAGCTCCCCAAAAGCGGGCAGCAGGACCGCGTGAGCGGCGACGGTGAACCGCCCATGTCGCCCGACGATGCGTTCTACGCCGGCACGACGTCGATCCAGGCGGCCGATTCGGCGGGGTGGGTGATCTCGGTGACGCCGAGCGGCGGATGGATACCGGCGGTGATCGCGGGGCGCACCGGCGTCGGGTTGAGCCAACGCGCGCAGAGCTTCGTGACGCATCCGGGCGACGGGCCGTTCAACGTGATTGCCCCGGGCAAGCGCCCGCGCGTGACGCTCACGCCCTCGCTCGCACTCCGGGATGGCGCACCCTACCTGGCGTTCAGCGTGCAGGGGGGCGATTCGCAGGACCAGAACCTCCTGCAGTTCCTGCTCAACACGGTGGAGTTCGGGATGACGCCTCAGGAAGCGGCCGAGGCACCGAACATCAACTCGTTCCAGATGCGCTCGTCGTTCGGCGCGCATGAGTCGCGTCCCGGGCGATTGCTGCTGGCGGAGTCGGTGCCCGACTGGACACGCCGCGAGCTGCAGCGCATGGGCTACACGCTCGAGGTGGAGCGGTTGACGTCGGGCCCCATCACCGCGATCTGGCTCGACCGGCGGCACGGAACGCTGTGGGGTGCCGCGTCGAACCACGGCGAGGACTACGGCATCGCGTGGTGA
- the mutM gene encoding bifunctional DNA-formamidopyrimidine glycosylase/DNA-(apurinic or apyrimidinic site) lyase — MPELPEVEHAVRVARDACQGKRLRAVRALHASQRRSLPDEIANALTGDTVVAIDRRGKHQLLRLASGRTLHVHFRMTGDWRVATVDDSASRTTRVVLDFEDGTRLALDDARALATVAVVSPGVDPCPDLGPEATDPAFNAEWLAHRLALRRGPIKPALLDQRLVAGIGNIYASESLWYARIDPRRAANRLRQLQYRALAAGVKRAMQKALERPERYYGALAVSDAVRFNVYQRDGKGCRRCRSPITRLVQGGRSTYYCRQCQR, encoded by the coding sequence GTGCCCGAGCTTCCGGAGGTCGAGCACGCGGTTCGCGTGGCGCGCGATGCCTGCCAGGGCAAGCGCCTCCGCGCGGTGCGGGCGTTGCACGCGTCGCAGCGTCGATCGCTGCCTGACGAGATCGCGAATGCACTGACGGGCGACACCGTCGTCGCCATCGACCGGCGTGGCAAGCACCAGCTCCTCCGGCTGGCCAGCGGGCGCACGCTGCATGTGCACTTCCGCATGACGGGCGACTGGCGCGTGGCCACGGTCGACGACAGCGCGTCACGCACCACGCGCGTCGTGCTCGACTTCGAGGACGGAACGCGACTCGCGCTCGATGATGCGCGCGCGCTGGCCACCGTCGCCGTCGTCTCCCCGGGCGTGGATCCCTGCCCGGATCTCGGTCCCGAGGCCACCGACCCTGCGTTCAACGCCGAGTGGCTGGCGCATCGGCTGGCACTCCGGCGCGGCCCCATCAAGCCCGCGCTCCTCGATCAACGCCTCGTCGCGGGCATCGGCAACATCTACGCGTCCGAGTCGCTGTGGTACGCGCGCATCGATCCCCGGCGCGCCGCGAATCGGCTCCGCCAGCTGCAGTACCGGGCGCTGGCCGCGGGAGTCAAGCGCGCGATGCAGAAGGCGCTCGAACGTCCGGAGCGCTACTACGGCGCCCTCGCCGTGAGTGACGCCGTGCGCTTCAACGTGTACCAGCGCGACGGCAAGGGCTGCCGCCGCTGCCGCTCGCCGATCACCCGCCTCGTGCAGGGCGGGCGCAGCACCTACTATTGCCGCCAGTGCCAACGGTGA
- a CDS encoding MBL fold metallo-hydrolase, translating to MTSLRPVTDGITCGDLLHLGRAEAIAVYLMESPDGLVVVDPGPSSCREALEQAIRDVGARTSDLRHVLLTHIHLDHAGITGTLARELPDLRVHVHARGAPHLTDPSRLLDSARRIYQGEMERLWGAFEPVAPEQLIVLAGDERLSIGGRRLRVAYTPGHAWHHLSYLDEQSGVAFVGDVAGEASQHGTPALPAAPPPDIDLETWKPSLDLIAAWGPEALLLTHFGPVRHVVAHLDALWDRIISWSLAVRASLGTGSDDDARADAFADAELARLTSALTPEQARHVDRETIRSSWFGLARYWRKKAAAPA from the coding sequence GTGCGGAAGCCATCGCCGTGTACCTCATGGAATCGCCCGACGGCCTCGTCGTCGTCGATCCGGGACCGTCCTCGTGCCGTGAGGCGCTCGAGCAAGCCATTCGCGACGTCGGCGCGCGCACCAGCGACCTGCGCCACGTCCTCCTCACGCACATCCACCTCGACCATGCCGGGATCACCGGTACCCTGGCGCGCGAACTCCCCGACCTGCGCGTACACGTGCATGCGCGTGGCGCGCCGCACCTGACGGACCCGTCCCGCCTCCTCGACAGCGCCCGGCGCATCTACCAGGGGGAGATGGAACGCCTGTGGGGGGCGTTCGAACCCGTTGCACCTGAACAGCTCATTGTCCTGGCCGGCGACGAACGCCTCTCCATCGGCGGACGAAGGCTGCGGGTGGCCTACACACCGGGGCACGCCTGGCATCACCTCTCGTACCTCGACGAGCAGTCCGGCGTCGCCTTCGTGGGCGACGTGGCCGGCGAAGCCTCGCAGCATGGAACTCCCGCGCTCCCCGCCGCGCCGCCGCCCGACATCGACCTCGAGACCTGGAAGCCCTCGCTCGACCTCATCGCCGCGTGGGGGCCGGAAGCCCTCCTGCTTACGCACTTTGGGCCGGTGCGCCATGTCGTGGCCCACCTCGACGCCCTCTGGGATCGCATCATCTCCTGGAGCCTGGCCGTCCGTGCCTCCCTCGGCACCGGGAGCGACGACGATGCCCGCGCCGACGCCTTCGCCGACGCCGAACTGGCGCGCCTGACGAGTGCCCTCACCCCCGAACAGGCGCGCCACGTCGACCGCGAGACGATACGCTCGTCGTGGTTCGGCTTGGCGCGCTACTGGCGCAAGAAGGCCGCTGCCCCTGCCTGA